In Actinomadura luteofluorescens, the sequence CGAGGATGTCCAGGGACACGGGCGGCGGAAGCATGCTATACATTCTTCCGCCCAGGCGAGGGCTACAAATTCTGCTCAGTCCGTTTAAGCGGTCGAAACGCCGCAACATGGTCTACATCATCGACCCGGCCGATTGCCGAACCGTGGTCCCAGTCGACGAACAAATTCGTTTCTTCATTGCTTGGGTCGGTCCTTGACGACCGAGAGGCTGAAGCTTTGCGCCACATCTCATCGAGAGAGTCTTCTGAACAGCCACGGCAGGGGGCTTTCGGAACTCGACTCGATAACCTGGCGAAAGAGCTTGGACTCGTTAGTATCCGCCGAGTGCAGCGCATCGCACCCTAAGTGGCCTTAAGGACGCTCACGAAGTACCGAAAATCGCTTCTGCTGACAACCAATTTGGGGCCGTCGGGGTCTTTACTGTCCCGCAGAGACACTTCATCAGAGCCGGATGCTATCTCAACACACTGGTCTCCGTCTTCATGGCTCTTGGATGCCCTTCTCCAATCCAGCCGACTCAACTCCATCTCTCCTCTAACACCTTTCTGATAAAAGTTCTACTATCCTCTGTGTTGAGCGCTTTGGTGTTCAGCAGATGCATCACCACGCTCAATCTTGCAAGCTCCGACGGGTCGCGCGTTACTTCGCCTCCGGTTGCCTTGACCACGTAGGCGATCTCGCTTCGATCCGGCTGGGTCGCGATGGTGAACGACGCCCGGGTTCCTCGATAGTGAGCGGTCTTGGCC encodes:
- a CDS encoding DUF397 domain-containing protein; the protein is MELSRLDWRRASKSHEDGDQCVEIASGSDEVSLRDSKDPDGPKLVVSRSDFRYFVSVLKAT